The Candidatus Koribacter versatilis Ellin345 genome has a segment encoding these proteins:
- the ychF gene encoding redox-regulated ATPase YchF — MKTGIVGLPQVGKTSLFVMLTKADVSNRSSNPREAHLGIAVVPDERLDKLAALFNPKRLIHARVEYADVAAISQEALKETAFAANLRNVDALAHVIRAFDDPSIPHVGVIDPLRDIKNLDFDLLVNDLGQVEKRLERVEKDLKKMRSADLEKEFELLKRAKTHLETERPLREMEMTADDKKRFRGFMFLSEKPMLYVLNIGESTTLGDDLENAVAKYGLAEVVSRPNTGAVAVCAKVEAELAQMSDEDAAEFLGSYGLRESGLVRLIRKTYELLGVMSFFTVGEDECRAWTVEQGSRAQNAAGAIHTDLEKHFIRAEVIHWDTLLAAGSEAVARSQGTMRLEGKEYIVKDGDIMHIRHSG; from the coding sequence ATGAAGACTGGAATCGTAGGCCTGCCGCAGGTAGGCAAAACCTCGTTGTTCGTCATGTTGACCAAGGCGGACGTCTCGAACCGTTCGTCGAACCCGCGCGAAGCCCACCTCGGCATCGCTGTTGTCCCGGATGAACGCCTCGATAAGCTCGCCGCGCTTTTTAACCCGAAGAGGCTGATCCACGCGCGCGTGGAATATGCCGACGTTGCCGCCATCAGCCAGGAAGCGCTGAAGGAAACCGCTTTCGCCGCGAACCTGCGCAACGTGGACGCCCTTGCTCACGTTATCCGCGCCTTCGACGATCCATCGATTCCGCACGTCGGTGTGATCGATCCGCTGCGCGATATCAAAAACCTTGATTTCGATCTCCTGGTGAACGACCTCGGCCAGGTCGAAAAGCGCTTGGAGCGCGTCGAAAAAGACCTGAAGAAGATGCGCTCGGCCGATCTCGAGAAAGAATTCGAGCTGCTTAAGCGCGCGAAAACTCACCTAGAGACCGAGCGTCCTCTACGCGAGATGGAGATGACCGCGGACGACAAGAAGCGCTTCCGCGGCTTCATGTTTCTCAGCGAGAAGCCAATGCTCTACGTGCTTAACATCGGTGAGAGCACCACGCTCGGCGACGATCTGGAAAACGCCGTCGCGAAGTACGGGTTGGCCGAGGTGGTTTCGCGCCCGAACACCGGCGCAGTTGCAGTCTGCGCGAAGGTGGAAGCCGAACTTGCCCAAATGTCCGACGAAGATGCCGCCGAATTCCTCGGCAGTTATGGCCTGCGTGAGAGCGGCCTTGTCCGCCTGATTCGCAAGACCTATGAGCTACTCGGCGTGATGTCGTTCTTTACCGTCGGCGAAGACGAGTGCCGCGCCTGGACCGTCGAGCAGGGAAGTCGCGCCCAGAACGCGGCTGGCGCGATCCACACCGACCTCGAGAAGCACTTCATTCGCGCCGAAGTCATTCACTGGGACACGCTCCTCGCCGCCGGCAGCGAAGCCGTCGCACGCTCACAAGGGACCATGCGACTGGAAGGCAAGGAGTACATCGTGAAGGACGGCGACATCATGCACATTCGCCACAGCGGATAG
- a CDS encoding ZIP family metal transporter yields MNPVLLSIVLGLTAAGANAFGGAVIVQKNWERRYLRYFIALGAGFMLATAIVEMVPESVHERGSSAGFIILLGYLIIHFFEHTLSPHFHYGEETHEEEFVHSHKRVSVLFGLIIHSFFDGVAIASGFLVSNWLGWIIFLAVFLHKIPEGFTVTSVMLASGLDKLRSWGASAILGAATFLGVMAMAELRHAASYGLALSAGVTIYVAATDLMPEVNHDPGVKMALLVFVGVAALFVLDHFFHGI; encoded by the coding sequence ATGAATCCAGTGCTTCTGAGCATTGTGCTGGGCTTGACTGCAGCGGGCGCCAATGCGTTCGGCGGCGCCGTCATCGTCCAGAAAAACTGGGAGCGGCGGTATTTGCGGTATTTCATCGCCCTGGGCGCGGGATTCATGCTGGCTACCGCGATCGTCGAGATGGTGCCGGAGAGCGTGCACGAACGTGGATCGAGCGCCGGGTTCATCATCTTGCTCGGCTACCTGATTATCCACTTCTTCGAGCACACCCTATCCCCGCACTTTCACTACGGTGAAGAGACGCACGAGGAAGAATTCGTCCACTCGCATAAGCGCGTGTCGGTGCTTTTTGGACTGATCATTCACTCGTTCTTCGACGGCGTCGCGATCGCGTCCGGCTTCCTGGTGTCGAACTGGCTCGGCTGGATCATCTTTCTCGCCGTCTTCCTGCACAAAATTCCGGAAGGCTTCACCGTGACCTCGGTGATGCTGGCGAGCGGTCTCGATAAGCTACGTTCGTGGGGCGCGTCGGCGATTCTCGGCGCAGCCACGTTCCTCGGCGTGATGGCGATGGCCGAGTTGCGGCATGCCGCCAGCTACGGACTCGCGCTCTCGGCGGGAGTGACCATCTACGTCGCCGCCACCGACCTTATGCCCGAGGTCAATCACGATCCCGGCGTCAAGATGGCGCTGCTTGTGTTTGTGGGCGTGGCCGCGCTGTTTGTGCTCGACCACTTTTTCCACGGAATCTAA
- a CDS encoding DUF4149 domain-containing protein, translating to MLTGSEADRIYTALVTFLKFLMLLALVAWIGGIVFFGAVVAPTVFMVLPTHDLAGKVVSRSLWILHYIGIVSGVIYLICSMVLSYRLRGTPEPFALRHLAIVLMLAVTIIGHEAVAKPMLRLRDDMGVIDTVPPNDPRRVEFNRMHVWSTRIEETVLVLGLGVLWGTARRLS from the coding sequence ATGCTCACAGGCTCCGAAGCTGACCGGATATACACTGCTCTCGTGACCTTCCTGAAATTCCTGATGCTGCTTGCGCTCGTCGCCTGGATCGGCGGAATCGTCTTCTTTGGCGCGGTGGTTGCGCCGACGGTCTTCATGGTCCTGCCCACCCACGATCTCGCCGGCAAAGTCGTCAGCCGCTCGCTTTGGATCCTGCATTACATTGGCATTGTCAGCGGTGTGATCTACCTCATCTGCTCGATGGTGCTCTCCTATCGCCTGCGCGGGACGCCCGAGCCCTTCGCGCTGCGCCATCTGGCGATTGTCCTCATGCTGGCGGTGACGATCATCGGCCACGAAGCCGTGGCGAAGCCGATGCTGCGATTGCGCGATGACATGGGAGTAATTGACACCGTTCCCCCGAACGATCCTCGACGGGTGGAGTTCAATCGCATGCACGTATGGAGCACCAGAATCGAAGAAACTGTCCTTGTTCTTGGTCTCGGTGTGCTCTGGGGAACCGCGCGCCGTTTATCATAG